The sequence CATCTTGTCGCTTCGATCATCTCGTCTTTACGGTTGACAGTCCAAACGTAGATATCCTTGCCGGCCTTTTGCGAGTCGGCGATGAACTGCTGTCCATCGGCACCGACCAGGCATGCAAAGTACATGGAGAAGCCGGTGCAATCTTTCCAAAAGTACTTGCGCGCAGCACGCGGGGAGGCGCCGATATGGATACGCTTCATCGAGGGCACATTGATAAGCGCAGATTCGAGGAATTTGGGATGCCACAGACCGAGGATGAGACGCGGCGCAAGGTCGGTGTCAAAGTTGGGATACGATTCAACCACCTTGCGCATGAGCGGAAAGAGACGATCTGGGTCGTTGTCGGGCTTGATGTCGAGATTGAGCTTGACGTGCTTGTGTTCGGGACGCATGAGCAGATCACATACTTGAACAAAAGTGGGGATCTGCTGTGCGGGTTGCTTGAGGGTTCGAAGATGCTCGATGCCGTTGTCACCATAGTAGGCGCGCTCGTAAATGAGGCCCTTTCCATCGGTTGTCCTTTCGAGCGATGGGTCGTGGAACATGACAATGAcgtcgtcggtggtgaTGTGAACATCAGTTTCAAGACCTTCTGAGCCATCCAGGATCGCCTTTTCAAAGCTAGCGATGGTATTTTCGGGAAAGGTTGCCGACGCGCCACGGTGGCCCCAGCACTCGGGCATGTCGGGACGAATGTCCATCTTGGCGGATCTGGTGATGGGACGCATCGTGGTAAGCGATGCGATACGGTTTGAGAAGATGACGggatgcagatgatggTAGAGCAAATAGATGGAGGCTGCGATTAGTACCAGGATGACGAGAATATGTCTCTGCCTCGACTGGAGGGCAGAGAAGGGATGATGCGGACGAAGATGGCACGcgacaagaacaaggcggGGCAGAAAAAGGAGCAAGATGCAGTGGCTTGTGGGTTGAGAGTGGTCAAGGCGCACGATTGTCGACCTTAGTAGCCAGATGCAACCTATTGCACTCACGGCCGAGGTTGAGTAGTGATGGTGAGGAAGGTGACGAAGCAAGACAGGTAATACTTACCAAGACCTGAACAACACAGTTTGGACGAACCAAACAACAGGCAAATGCGTGACGAGTTAGAGTTGATGAGACGTTGGTGGGTAGTGTCACGCTCATATCTTCGAGGGAACGTGACAGGTTTTGCCACGGAACGTGCTCACCTTGGTTGTGGGTCAGCCTTCGCGGCTTGCTGCCTCAGacttttcttcttctccacTCACAAATTTCACTACTCGTCTGTTTCAATTTTTAATTTTTTTTTAATCTTTGGAAAACACAAACAACCCTGTGGTTTGAATGAGGCCTTTTCGCCCTTGCCATCATGCTTTAGGCAGGCAAGTCGCCTCGAGCGCCGCATCACACCATTTTGTTCCTTTCAAGGCAACTTTTCGACGCCTTTGGTACAAGTTTCGAAAACACGCAAGCGTCCAGTGATGCTAGCGACCTTGAACAAGCGTGAGTGAGTGGCGTGGTGCATCGAGAGCCAGCAAAGTGATTAGCTGCATGCAGGGTCAAAGGCAAAGTCAGCTGCACCATTTGGCGGCCCGACCGGCTTCGGCGCGacagccagccagccagacACCCCGCGTTTGGCGAGCCTTGCTTTGACACAAACTTGAGGCTATAATACAGTATACACAGACCCGAACGAAACCAGAAGCGGGAacgcaatcgtgaataaagGTTAGCAATACTTTGTCCTGATTAGCCATGGTAAGTGACTTCACtgaagtcgtgagtgtgactCTGACGCATAGCACGTCTAGACCTTAAGCTACCTCTTCATCGTTCCTAACCTCTAGCGCTGCTCTGCCACGGTGGGTCCAGCTGGTGAGCCGACAACGCGACCAGTTGCCTTCGTTttggaaatcgtgaatgcatgTCTGACGCAAACACTGAAATTTTGTTCCACACTGacaacattcgtgatttgttgATTATTGCGTTACGCTGGCTCTGGTGTCTTGATGCAGATCCCGGCTCACCTCACGACTTACGGATGACCCGCCGAGAACATCAAGTCACACAACTTTAAAATTTCGGGCACTGCACGCGTgtcaaaaaaaaaaacaatCAATCGGGAGCTGCTGTCAAGTGGATGATTTTGGGGCATCATGACACTCTTGAACCCTACGTGCATTTGTGTGACTCGTCTAGCGCTGCACCTGGTCCTTTCACTTTCTCGAGGTTGCTCCCAGCCGATCTGGCACGAGACACAGCGGAGTTCAGTAGCTCCAGCCCCACTGGCAAGCCTCGATGAAATTCACTGTGTCATGCCACGCTCGTCAAATCGTTTCTGTCCACGTTCTCCAGTTTGCTGATTTGCCCAAACGTGCCTCGATTTTCTAAGGTGTGACGTGGGGCTCTGGCCGTATGAATAGGCCCATCCCGGCCAATTcccggtcactcgtgactcgtgacttgtgactcgtgacttgcaTGTTTAGTTTACAGCAAATGTTAGCTTCTGAACCACAAACAGACCGAAATGAAACGCGTGCCAGTGACCCGTGAGCCGTCATCGCGTTCCATATCGTCACAGTCACACGCTTTGCAAAGCAAGAACGgaatcgtggatcatgAATGATGCCTTTGCATTGACGGTCAGAAGTCTTTTCCCTCGTGTTCAATGTTTTCAGTTACGTCGCTTAAGTCCAacttcgagcttgacggGCTTGCGCAGGAAACCCTCAAACGTGTCCAGCGGCTTATCGGGCTCGGCGAGCACAATGTCGTAGCGTCGGAAAATGGCAGCGATCAGAATGGAAAGCTCCATCATGGCCACATTGCGTCCTACGCAAGCTCGGGGTCCAACAGAAAAAGGAATAAAGGCTTTCTCGAAATCGCGCTTGGCGTTAGGTGCAAGCCATCGATCCGGATTGTATTCTTCAGCATCCGCTCCGAACACCGACTTGTCGCGGTGCAGCGTGTACGCTGGTACTGACAGAATAGTCCCACTGGGGAACTGCTGCCCACACACGGTAGCACCACCAGCGGGAATGACACGCGGAAGACCAATAGCAGAGGTCGAATGGTAACGCAGCGACTCGCTTAGCACCGCTTGCAGGTACGGCAGCTCCTGCACATCGGCATGCAACGGTACCTCTTCGGCATGCTCCAGTTCGCGGTCAAGTTCGGCCTGCAGCTTGCGCATCTTGTCCGGGTGCGTAGCCAGGTGGTACACGATAGCGCAAGAAGTGTTAGACGTTGTGTCAGAGCCAGCGATGAGCTGGGTGAGTGCTTCCGCGGTCAGTTCCATCTTGCCCATCGGTTCACCGCGGTCGtctttggcagcttgcAGTTTAGCGAGCAGGTCTTCACGCTCGGAGCCATTTTGCAGACGATCATTGACACGTGCGAGCGCGATCCCTgtgagcttcttgaccgACTTCAACCTGCTCGAGAACCAGGGCAGTTTGATCAGATACGGGCGCATCCACACAGGAGCCAGACCCATGGTGCCAGAAAATTCTCCTCGTTCGTTGATAATCTGAACCGCTGAGCAGTAATCGACCTGTTTGTTTCCGTTGGCATCCTCGTACTCGACCTTGGCCTGATCCACGCCGTTCTCGAGCATGCCAAATGTTTTGCCAAACGCCAGCGCACCGATCGTGTCAAAGGCAAAGTAGTTGAGCCACATGAGCGAgtcaagccaagcacgGCCCTTGATACCACGAGGTCCTTCCGTGTTGTCCTTGGTAGCCTTGTCGCAGAACTCGTCCCATCGTTCGAGCAGAAGCTGCACCTCACGGCGAATGAAGGGCTCGAAAGCGACGATGGTCTTGGGTGCAAATGTATGCGAAACGATCTTTCGCTTGCGCGTATGCTCGGCACGGTCGCGCGTGTTGAACAGACCGCGTGGGAAGGGACGAGGCGGTACAAATGCGTCGTAGTACGCAGGCTTGAGCGTGCCGGTACCGTGGCCGTAGATGGGTTGCAGCGCCTCGTGATCGGCGATAGAAACATGATTTGGAGCGATACGGACGAATTTGCCTGTGTGAACAGAAAAAAgacagcaagcagcacggTCAGCATGCGATCAGGGGGCACAGCAGAGCACGTGAAGAAACGTGTTCGACGTCACACTCTTACTCACCATACTTCTGATGCTGTTTGTGAACCTCCTCGAAGCGGTGACCGATCAGAGCTGTCCTCAGCAGCCAGAAGTCGGTAAACTTGGCGAAGAAGGGGCCGGGATACTTGATACAAgcggtgttggtgatgtATGGTACGACATGGAAGAGGACTACCGCGCCGAGCAAGGTGATAACAACGTGAGCGGGCGACTCGACTGACCATTGGATCGCAGCCCCAATGCGCGGGACGAGGTCGGTCTCGACCATAGTGGTGGATGGTGGGTGCGTGATGACCACAGCGATGTGCAAGGCAAACCACGTGGAGTCTGTTGGTCTGAGGGACGACGAACGAGCCAACAAAAGGATGCAGAGGGTTGAGGGCACAAAAGACGTGGGAGACGTGGGGACAAtaacgatgacgatggagACTCGTGCCCTTTTTGTAGCTTCACCGCCTTCTCCACCAATCTGTGAATGATTGGGGGCCTCGCAAAAATTGCGGGGTCAGTCGTGGGTGTCAGGAGGGAATGGATTAGCGAGACAGGGAATTTCCCATTTCAAAGCAACGGCGGAAAGACGGTCACGAGCCGGCTCAGCTTTAGAATGTGGTCGTCGCTCAAGCTAGCTTCATCGGGCGGGGCACATAAGGATGTCACGGCAAGTGCGAAGGTACACTTCAGTGCACCCAGTCAGACGAGGAACCACAAAAAAGGCTCACCATACTGGCTTTCCTGGTTCAGTGGCACTCTGGGTTGGATGGCCGTCGTATCCGATATTGCTCGGCTGTAATGACCGCTGTTCACATTTGATGACCAAGCTTCAACTGAGtaatgctgctgctactgcagctgccgccgccgtcaTATGCCTCGTCAGTACCTGAGCCTATCCGCATCCTACCATCCGTGCTTCACCCGACGTATCTCCTGACTTGTTCGCCCACAAATAGCCGCGCTCCAATGATGAAAACAAACAGTGTGACTACGTCGCTGGAAATAGCATGCCGATGCTCACCACAGGGTTGTAACTCTCGTGATTGTGAGTGTAAGTGGGCTTTCTTGTCTTCGGCTGGTGAGTTCAATCTTTCAACGTCAAAGTCCCACACACTCTTGACTGGTAAGACTTTACGCGACGTCGACTTCGTAATAAACAAATTGTGCGCCGCAGATTCGTGAAAACGAGTGCGCGCGCGTTCCCACAAGCCAGCGATAGccagccaatcgtgaatcctgaaCGGCCCCGCCACAGTTGACACGTTACAAAGCTCAACTTtgtaattcgtgatttcggTACGCACGCCAAGCTCTCACTTTCCGCTCCCGCCGCAGTGCAACGCGCCTGTCGGTAAATAGCACCCCACAACAATCTCAAGATTCTGACCTTATCGAACACCCGAGGCGCTTCAGACTCACACATTTTGTTCGTCACCTCACCTTTGCAACCCGGTGAACATACAGTAGTGGAGGAGTCGCCGTCAATCGTCTGGCAGAGGCCGCGACCTTTCGTGTCTCGAACCGCCCAGGAgaaaaaatcgtgaatgcataACGAGATGAAGAAGTAGTGTACATCCAAACAACGTTGGTGGGAATGCTAGCGGCCCATGGCGATCACCAAAAGTTCTGAGCCCAGTCGACGAGTGCATCCCAGCCACGTCCCACTGCGCCATTTCCTATCTTGCCCAGTAACCTCCTCCACTGCAGTATCTGATTGTCAGCACGAGCAAGGCCAATGATACCTTCCATGCCTCCAACTTTAGCGAACATCAAGTCGATCGGCTCCGTCACCTTTGTCGCCGCCTCGCCTGTTGCGCTCCATGGCCGCGTCCAGGCAAGCATACCAAACACTTGTTGCAAGaacgccatcgtcgtcgatgaagACTTAGATGACGAAACGGCCGTGGTCGCTGCTACGCCTGCCCCCGGTATGGTACAACTGAACTCGAAGCGGTTCGCGTGGAATACAAGCGCTGCGCGGTAGTGAAATACGATGGCCAGCACAATGCCAATGTGCCAGAGCTGATGTGAATGACCCCACGTGTCAAAGCGACCGGGTGCCCAGCTCTCAGGAAACTGCGTCGCATAGAATACCAGACCGCCTACGTAGAAAGCGAGAGAAGGAAAGATAGGACTGAAAAAGGCAAATGTTTTGGCCAGACCGTGCTCAAACGCAGCATGTGAAAAGGGCGCTACAGCTGTGGCGCACATTGTCAAAAACACGGCGATGCGCACGCCCTTGTTCTCGCGCCTGTTGAACCATTCGGCCCAAGGAAGGATGGCACCGGCGAGTCCGACTAAGAGCGTCGTGAATGAGTAGAAGAGCGCCAAATTAGGCTGACAATAGAAGCAGTTGTACACGGTGGTCCAGATAGAggcagcgacgagccaTGCAATGCCCGTATAGTCGACGCAGGCGAATCTTTCAAACCATTTGCGATCCGAGCAACCCGCCATGACGTGCCACGAGACTGAAAGCGTGAGAcacttggcagcagcaaacagATAGACGGTCTGCACGAGCCTGTCCATCGGCGTTGTCTGATCATCGAGACCTTTGCTGGGCCAAAAGAGCGGCACGATAGCAGCCAAGCCCCAGAGATGGGTGTGAATGTTTCCCGTCTCGTTGTGGATCTGGAACGTGCTACGTAACAAGGCAGGCCAATTCTCGACCGGGATGAAGCGATAGCCGGAGAGGATGTGCTCGTTGTTGCGGAAGAAGGCGGGAAGATGTTCGTAGTGGATGAGCTCGTGACCGTTGCGTGCTAACTCCTTTGCCAGCTGATATAGCTTCTCCTCCGCTTCGTGGACTGCGTGACCAGCACGAGAAGCAAGGCTATTGGCTCGCGAACGGGAACGCGCCGAAAGGTCCTGGAAAGTGGCCTCGAAGCGTTGTGCTAGCGTGGCACTTTTGCCATCTTCAACAGCGCTCTGGAGAGCGTCGCGCCAAGCCATATTGCGTACGGAGTCCTGAATGGCCTCGAGTCTCGATTGcatcttggcagcgagcgcatAAGCCTGCGTTGGCAAATGTGTCGAAAGGGGCTCGAGCACTGATGCAAAATCAAGATCGAATTGGGGCAGAGAGGGCATGGCGGGTAGCGCTGGAAGCTCTGCTTTGAGACGCACCGCATCGGCCGTAGAAGGAAGACGTGGCAATCGCTCTCGGAGCCcgctgccgaggctgaTTGGGAGAGAAAAGCTGGACGACAAGCGCTCCCAATCCGGCGCCAGCAATtgcgagcgagaagcgagggCATacgatgctgttgcttgGTAAGTCGGGAGCAGCGCTACGAGTCGCCTCAGATCTTCGCGCATAGCCTCGAGTTGCTGAAAAAAGGCAGCTGAGTGACTATCGGCCCAGGCAGTCTTTGCatcagagtcgtgagcgcAGCTCGATAACGCGGATGCGCTTGCTTCAGCTGGAGAGACGGAGGCATCGTCCAGTGCTGACAAGGAAGTTGTGCGAAAGATACGCTTCGCATAGAAGGCTCGCGCCCTGACTTCAAGCTCGGTGAGATAAGACAGCACCTGTGCACGTAGCGAGACGATCGAATAGGGCAACGATACCGGAAGGTCGAGGTACTCTA comes from Mycosarcoma maydis chromosome 1, whole genome shotgun sequence and encodes:
- a CDS encoding uncharacterized protein (related to PGC1 - phosphatidyl glycerol phospholipase C), giving the protein MDIRPDMPECWGHRGASATFPENTIASFEKAILDGSEGLETDVHITTDDVIVMFHDPSLERTTDGKGLIYERAYYGDNGIEHLRTLKQPAQQIPTFVQVCDLLMRPEHKHVKLNLDIKPDNDPDRLFPLMRKVVESYPNFDTDLAPRLILGLWHPKFLESALINVPSMKRIHIGASPRAARKYFWKDCTGFSMYFACLVGADGQQFIADSQKAGKDIYVWTVNRKDEMIEATRWGVKAVLTDKTALFQDLRKNMTNDFATTRQDEVGIFFRWATWRYYALPQFVLQNIWLANIEKRAGSPFREVAATSAAAASTGGIAPASSIPVSTMGSSNISEKSGLGSNFPQPPIAVNAAA
- a CDS encoding putative Benzoate 4-monooxygenase cytochrome P450; the protein is MVETDLVPRIGAAIQWSVESPAHVVITLLGAVVLFHVVPYITNTACIKYPGPFFAKFTDFWLLRTALIGHRFEEVHKQHQKYGKFVRIAPNHVSIADHEALQPIYGHGTGTLKPAYYDAFVPPRPFPRGLFNTRDRAEHTRKRKIVSHTFAPKTIVAFEPFIRREVQLLLERWDEFCDKATKDNTEGPRGIKGRAWLDSLMWLNYFAFDTIGALAFGKTFGMLENGVDQAKVEYEDANGNKQVDYCSAVQIINERGEFSGTMGLAPVWMRPYLIKLPWFSSRLKSVKKLTGIALARVNDRLQNGSEREDLLAKLQAAKDDRGEPMGKMELTAEALTQLIAGSDTTSNTSCAIVYHLATHPDKMRKLQAELDRELEHAEEVPLHADVQELPYLQAVLSESLRYHSTSAIGLPRVIPAGGATVCGQQFPSGTILSVPAYTLHRDKSVFGADAEEYNPDRWLAPNAKRDFEKAFIPFSVGPRACVGRNVAMMELSILIAAIFRRYDIVLAEPDKPLDTFEGFLRKPVKLEVGLKRRN
- a CDS encoding uncharacterized protein (related to IZH3 - membrane protein involved in zinc ion homeostasis) → MAPRRPSFGMSRSSPIIESSLSTHTCAALNDTDNPTMIHEPARPFHVRRRIRRASQPAQLPYAPLRFRYKPHDTLGAGFSSTTATATDSGTSDDEWDSPLFRQHYQPLTSLEYLDLPVSLPYSIVSLRAQVLSYLTELEVRARAFYAKRIFRTTSLSALDDASVSPAEASASALSSCAHDSDAKTAWADSHSAAFFQQLEAMREDLRRLVALLPTYQATASYALASRSQLLAPDWERLSSSFSLPISLGSGLRERLPRLPSTADAVRLKAELPALPAMPSLPQFDLDFASVLEPLSTHLPTQAYALAAKMQSRLEAIQDSVRNMAWRDALQSAVEDGKSATLAQRFEATFQDLSARSRSRANSLASRAGHAVHEAEEKLYQLAKELARNGHELIHYEHLPAFFRNNEHILSGYRFIPVENWPALLRSTFQIHNETGNIHTHLWGLAAIVPLFWPSKGLDDQTTPMDRLVQTVYLFAAAKCLTLSVSWHVMAGCSDRKWFERFACVDYTGIAWLVAASIWTTVYNCFYCQPNLALFYSFTTLLVGLAGAILPWAEWFNRRENKGVRIAVFLTMCATAVAPFSHAAFEHGLAKTFAFFSPIFPSLAFYVGGLVFYATQFPESWAPGRFDTWGHSHQLWHIGIVLAIVFHYRAALVFHANRFEFSCTIPGAGVAATTAVSSSKSSSTTMAFLQQVFGMLAWTRPWSATGEAATKVTEPIDLMFAKVGGMEGIIGLARADNQILQWRRLLGKIGNGAVGRGWDALVDWAQNFW